Proteins from a single region of Primulina tabacum isolate GXHZ01 chromosome 5, ASM2559414v2, whole genome shotgun sequence:
- the LOC142547690 gene encoding glycerol-3-phosphate acyltransferase RAM2-like has translation MGNPSCFVSGKIPSISECSTNDRENHTVVSDLDGTLLVGRSSFPYFALVAFDVGGILRLFILLLAAPLAGILYYLISEAAGIRVLIFVTVAGVKVSDIESAARAVLPKYYSDDVHPETFGVFSSCGRRCVVTANPRIMVEPFLKKHLNVDMVLGTEISSFRGIATGLVASPGVLVGKNKAVAVERSFGRGSMPDIGIGDRETDLPFMELCKERYMVPSRVGVRPMKPDMLPKPVIFHDGRLVQKPTPMVALAIVLWFPIGILLAIIRIILGALFPLSVIPHVTLPFGVIIKTKGHPFHNSGDRNPKVKKAGGMVFATSHRCVLDAVIISTSLGSKSITVSYSVPSTSEWLSPMKTARLTRDRAKDAKLMRDIVKEGRYLVMCPEGTTCREPYLLRFSSLFAEISDQITPVATTVKTTMFYGNTARGYKWLDPIFFTMNPFPTYEVAFLNKLPYDQTCSAGKSAHEVANHVQELIAEYLQYKCTNLTRKDKYLELAGTDGTVGKTAVEKLKKDG, from the exons ATGGGCAATCCCAGTTGTTTTGTATCAGGAAAAATCCCAAGCATCTCCGAATGTAGCACCAATGATCGTGAAAATCACACGGTGGTGTCTGATCTCGACGGAACATTACTCGTAGGCCGAAGTTCTTTCCCTTATTTCGCGCTGGTTGCGTTTGATGTTGGAGGTATTTTAAGGCTTTTCATATTACTATTGGCTGCTCCGTTAGCCGGAATCTTGTACTACCTGATTTCCGAAGCAGCAGGCATTCGTGTTCTCATATTCGTGACCGTTGCTGGGGTCAAAGTATCGGATATCGAGTCGGCTGCCAGAGCAGTCTTGCCTAAGTATTACTCCGACGATGTGCATCCCGAGACTTTTGGCGTTTTCTCGTCGTGTGGGAGAAGATGTGTGGTGACAGCAAACCCTAGGATCATGGTTGAACCCTTTTTGAAGAAGCATCTGAATGTTGACATGGTTCTCGGTACGGAGATTTCGTCTTTCAGGGGCATTGCGACGGGGCTTGTGGCGAGTCCCGGTGTTCTTGTCGGGAAGAACAAAGCTGTGGCTGTTGAGAGGTCATTTGGTCGTGGTTCAATGCCAGATATTGGAATTGGAGATAGAGAGACAGACTTGCCTTTCATGGAGCTTTGCaag GAAAGGTACATGGTTCCATCAAGGGTGGGCGTCCGACCCATGAAGCCGGACATGTTGCCGAAGCCGGTGATCTTCCACGATGGCCGACTAGTCCAAAAACCAACTCCGATGGTTGCATTGGCTATCGTGTTATGGTTTCCCATAGGCATTCTCCTCGCGATCATTCGTATTATACTCGGAGCCCTATTCCCGTTATCTGTAATACCCCATGTTACACTTCCTTTCGGTGTtattataaaaacaaaaggcCACCCTTTCCATAACTCTGGAGATCGAAACCCTAAAGTGAAGAAAGCAGGAGGAATGGTGTTCGCTACCTCCCATAGATGCGTCCTAGACGCAGTCATAATCTCTACTTCGTTAGGCAGCAAGTCGATCACCGTCTCATACTCCGTGCCAAGTACCTCCGAGTGGTTGTCGCCGATGAAAACAGCGAGACTAACCCGAGACCGAGCTAAGGATGCCAAACTGATGAGGGATATTGTAAAGGAGGGCCGATATTTGGTCATGTGCCCCGAGGGTACGACATGCCGAGAACCCTATCTGCTGAGATTTTCATCCTTGTTTGCCGAGATCAGCGATCAAATAACTCCGGTAGCTACTACGGTTAAAACTACCATGTTCTACGGGAACACCGCGAGAGGGTACAAATGGTTGGATCCCATCTTCTTTACGATGAATCCTTTCCCAACATACGAGGTGGCATTCTTAAACAAACTGCCGTATGATCAAACATGCAGTGCTGGGAAATCGGCCCATGAAGTTGCGAATCATGTCCAAGAATTGATCGCCGAGTATTTGCAGTATAAATGCACTAATTTAACTAGAAAGGATAAGTATCTGGAGCTGGCAGGAACTGATGGAACTGTGGGGAAAACGGCTGTTGAAAAACTTAAAAAGGATggttaa